The region GTAGGAACGGCCGAAGAGCGGCGACTGCTCGGCGAACGCGTCGGCGGTGTCGAGCATCGCCTTCGGGGACTTCGGCGCGGACGGGGAGTCCAGGCACAGCACCGCGGACATGCTCATGGACTCGTTCTTCTCGGCCTGCTCCTCCTGCGGCGTCGGCTTCTCGCTGCCGTTCTCGCCGCCCGCCCCGGCGTCAAGACGGTCGAAGGCGGTCACGTCCCCGTGCAGGGCGGCCGCCAGCGCCGTGGTCAGGTCCCTCCCGCTCACGTCGCCCGACAGGGCCATTCCCAGGTACGTGGACAAGGCGGCACCGGTGAACTCCTCGCCGTCGGTCCCTCGCAGCGGCTTCCGGTCCAGCTTCTTGGCGAAGCGGGTGAGCCTCCCCAGGATCTCCTCGGTCGTCGCTCCCAACCGGTCGTCCCCGCGCGCCACGAGGGCGCGGGCGTACCGGCGCACCCCGTCATCGGAGGTCTTGACGTCGAGCCGGGCGACCTGCCGCATGTCGGCGGCGGGGTTGACGACGCTGTCGAGGACCATCCGGCCCACCTTGCCGGGGAACAGCTTCATGTACTGCTGACCGATGAAGGTGCCGTAGGAGAACCCCGTGTAGTTGAGCTTCGCGTCGCCCAGGACCGTCCGCAGCACATCCAGGTCGCGCGCGACGCTCACGCTGTCCATATGCGCGAGGACAGGACCGCTCGCCTTTTGGCAGGCCTGGGCACGCCTGGTCGCGTCGGCGAACGCCTTCTCGGCTCCGGCTTCGGTACGCGGCGGGTTCTCGGGCTCCCCCGCCACACCGTCGGGGCACTTGATCTGCCCGGAACCGCCGATGCCTCGTGGGTCGAAGCCGACCAGGTCGTAGCGGGCCCGCGCCGGTCCGCCGGCCCGCCAGTTTCCGTCGGCCACGTCGGCCGCACCGCCCGCGCCGGGCCCACCGGGGTTGTAGAGCAGCGACCCGAGCCGATGGCTGCGGTCCTTGGCCTGCACCCGCGACACCCGCAGTTCGACGGTCTTCCCGTCCGGGGCGGCGTAGTCGACGGGCACCGTCACCCAGCCGCACTGGGCGCCGGGCACGGCCTTGGGGGTGACGTCCTTGCCGCAGGTCGTCCACTGGACCTTCTGGTGCGTGAAGCGCGCGGGCAGCACCGGGGCGGAAGTGTTCATGGCCTTGGCATCGCCGGGCTGGGAGGCCGCTGCGACACCGGCTCCGCAGACCGTCACCACCGTCGTGGTGACGGCCAGCGCACCGGCGGACAAGGCCATGGATCGGCGGGATATGGGCATCGGCGTTCTCGCTCTCTCGCTGGTCGCCCGCGAAGCATGCTCACAGGCGCCGCCACGCCGCTGTAGGGCCCGTCACAGTTGGGGACGAAAATACGCATTGTCGACGGACGATTGCTTTTCACCATCAGTCATGACTAAGTCACCGTCGGCGAACGTCGAGCGTGCGGCGCCGCTGCGCCGACCGCACGACCACGGACGGGCGGGACGCCGTCCGGCAGGGGCAGGAGGCGCATCACCTCCATGGGGGCACCCCCGGCTCGGAACGCAATCGGTGAGGGCATGCACTCGGCGGGTTATCGCCGCGCGCCCGCCACGGCTGCCCGAGGCCGTTCACGATCGCGGCTGTGATCCCTGCGACACACCTGGGCCCGTACGCCGACTCGCCCCCGTATCCGCGGCGAAAAAGGCGTCCGGTGGACCGGCGGGCCACCGGCATCAGCTGCGTTCCGACCAACACCGGCGTGTCAGGAAATCTCCTTGTGGACGGCTTCGATGTTGTTGCCGTCCGGGTCGCTGACGAAAGCGCAGTAGGCGCGGTACTCCTTCCATGGCCTCGGAGCGTGTCGCGAGGAGCCACCGGCTGCCGACGCGGCCGCATGAAAGCGGTCCACCGCGTCCCGGCTGCCTGCCGCGAAAGCGATGTGGACACCCCGAGTGACGGCGGCCGCCTCCTCCGCACGCTCCAGGGACAGGGAGGGCGTGTCACGTTCCGGATCCCAGTACTCGGCGACGCCGTCCGCCCGGTACCCGATGGTGATCCCCAGCGGGCCCAGCGCGGCAGTGTAGAAGGCCTCACTCACCTCGAAATCCGAGGCGAACACACCAAGGTGATGGATGAAGGACAACGGTGCTTCCATGCCGGCCGAGCCTACGGAACAGATCAGCCCCCGGCCGCGCTACCCGCCGCGCCCGTGGGGCACCTGCCGTAGCACGCCTTGCCAGCCCCCAGGCGAAGCAGGATAAATGTGAAGCATGAGCGGACATTCGGGGCGTTTCCGGCGTTGGCTGAGCCGCGTACCCGGCCGTTCCGCTTTTCCGGGCGCGTCCCCTGCCAGGAGCGGCACCGGCGACCGCCGGGACGATCGCTCCACGGGGGCCGGAGATCAGCAGCACATACGGCCGTCGGTGACCACACGCAGCGTCGCCCAGGAGGTCTTCCTCCTCCAGCTGGTGCTCGTGGTGCTGCTCGTCGCGGCGGCAGTGGTGGCCTTCGTCGTCCAGACCCGGCGGGACACCATGACCGACGCCCGGCACCGGACGCTCGCCGCCGCTGAGTCCTTCGCCCACTCCTGGGGGCTCCAGGAGGCTCTGAACAGCGCCGATCCGACCGCGAAGCTCCAGCCGCTCGCCGAGGCGGCCCGGAAGGCCTCCGGCGTCGACGCCCTCATCGTGTACAAGCTCGACGGGAT is a window of Streptomyces caniferus DNA encoding:
- a CDS encoding alpha/beta hydrolase, with amino-acid sequence MALSAGALAVTTTVVTVCGAGVAAASQPGDAKAMNTSAPVLPARFTHQKVQWTTCGKDVTPKAVPGAQCGWVTVPVDYAAPDGKTVELRVSRVQAKDRSHRLGSLLYNPGGPGAGGAADVADGNWRAGGPARARYDLVGFDPRGIGGSGQIKCPDGVAGEPENPPRTEAGAEKAFADATRRAQACQKASGPVLAHMDSVSVARDLDVLRTVLGDAKLNYTGFSYGTFIGQQYMKLFPGKVGRMVLDSVVNPAADMRQVARLDVKTSDDGVRRYARALVARGDDRLGATTEEILGRLTRFAKKLDRKPLRGTDGEEFTGAALSTYLGMALSGDVSGRDLTTALAAALHGDVTAFDRLDAGAGGENGSEKPTPQEEQAEKNESMSMSAVLCLDSPSAPKSPKAMLDTADAFAEQSPLFGRSYAWQMLDCATWPLAPTGAAEPVEASGAAPVLLVSYTDDQLTPLTNARAVNRQLDHSSLLVRKGQGHGAYASEQPSSCTDRAVDRYLVGGKLPGKVANCSR
- a CDS encoding VOC family protein, with translation MEAPLSFIHHLGVFASDFEVSEAFYTAALGPLGITIGYRADGVAEYWDPERDTPSLSLERAEEAAAVTRGVHIAFAAGSRDAVDRFHAAASAAGGSSRHAPRPWKEYRAYCAFVSDPDGNNIEAVHKEIS